The Streptomyces sp. NBC_00236 DNA window GGGAGCGTCGTCCCGTCACTGGCCCGGCTCATCTCCGACCACTTCCCGCACTTCGCCTCGCGCAGTGCCATCACCGCCCCGGCGGTGCTCGCGGGACTCGGCATCGCCGTGCACCACACCACCCCGTGGGCCGACCCGATGAACGCGCTCGGCGTCGAGGACCTGCACCGGCTTCTCGCCGACATCCGGTGGGACCGCGAGCCCCGCTACTGGCACGGCGTCGCCGCCAAGGCGAGTGCCACAGGACGCCTCAACTTCAGCGGTGGCGTCAAGGACTCCGGCGGCCGCGTTGCCGACGCGATCCTCTACCCCGCGACGGAAACGGGACGCCGGATCCGCGGGGAGTGACAGCGGTCCGCGCATCCGGACCGGCACGGCCACCCGAACCCACTCAGCTCGTACGCCACTCGTACACCACTCACTTGGAGCACGCCATGAACTCTCCCCAGTACCAGGGCCCCGGACCGTACAACACCCCCCAGTACACCGCCCCGCTCCCGCCCGCCCCGTCGCCGCGGAAGCCTTCGCGTGCCAAGGCGTGGGTCACCCACGGGGCGGTCGCCTTCGTCGCCCTGCTCGTCGGCACGGGCATCGGCTCCAGCGGTGAGGCCGACGCCGACGGCAAGGCCGGCGCCTCCGCCAAGCCGGGGCCGACGGTGACCGCGACCGCGACTGCCACCGCGAGGGAGACGGCGAAGGCCGCTCCCGCGCCGACCGTCACCAAGACCGTGACGGCCAAGCCGAAGAAGACGGAGAAGCCCGGGCCCCCGAGCACGTTCAGCGGGGACGGGGAGTACCTGGTCGGGGAGGACATCGCGGCCGGAACGTACAAGACCGCGGGCGGCGACGGATCGTTCGGCTGCTACTGGGCCCGGCTGAAGGACGCCAGCGGTGAGTTCGACGCGATCATCGCCAACAACAACCTGGAGGGGCCGGGCCGGGTGACGCTCAACAAGGGCGAGTACTTCCAGACGAAGCGCTGCGCGGAGTGGAAGAAGGCCGGGTGACCCCGAGCGCCGGCCGAAGGCCAGGTGAAGGAACGACGACGAACACATCGGGGGGAATCCGTATGGACGCGGCTGAAGAGCCCGAACTGGCGGTGTATCACCGCCACCTGAAGGGCCTGCTCTCGTCCGGCGACAGGGAGACCTTCCGAGCCCTCATGGCTCAGGCCCGTCACATCACGAGCCGGTCGTACGAGACGAGCCTCTACGACCATCAGCAGGCGTTCCGCCTGCTCTGGCACCACCTGGACCACGTGGGTCACCTGAGCCGCGTGAGTCAGGAGGCCCGGAGCCGCCTCGCTTCGGGGCGTGCGAGCGCCGTGGAGAGCGAAGAGTTGGAGTTCTTCCTCACCCTCTACCGCCGGATCACGGCAACCGACGCGGACGATGCCAGGTGCGGCCACCTGTGACTGCCCGTCGCAGCGACGGGCAGTCCGAGCGGCGACCGGACTCCGATCGGGTCGGCGAATCCGAACGTCGTGCCCGGGGTGCTACAGCTGCCATTCCTCGGCCAGGAGGCCAATGAGTTCCACCTGGCGCTTCTCCAGGTGCTCGGGCGTCCAGGTTTCCTGCCCCAGTACCTGTGTGGTCAAGGGGAACGTGACGACGCCCCGCTTGAGGTACCGCTCCTTCTTGTCGGTGAAGTCGAGGTTCTGAACCTGGGAGTTCTTGGCACGGCTGAGCAGCACCAGGTTGGCCAGGCGGTGCGTCCACAGAGCGCGTTCGCTCGTGGTGAAGTCCGCACGCCATTGCGACTGCGGATCGGGATTCTGGGGGAGCACATGCTCGACCGTGATGCGCGGAGCGTCGTAGGTCGCCACGATGTCGTCCTCGGAAACCAACTCGTCGAGCCGCAACAGGATGTATCGCCGCGTCCTCAACTCGTGGTAGACCTCGCCGTCGAGCCGGCGCAGTGTCTCGGCCCGCTCGGTCTCGGTCAGTTGGAAGGCCGGGGCTTCGAGGCTCCTGTCCGGGGTCAGCTCCTTCAGCTCGGTAAGCAACTCGGCGAAGCGGAGGACACGGGGAGTGGTGTAGACACGTCGGACGAACATGCTTGCCGCGAGTCTTTCCAGTGACCGGAGAAAGGAACCCAGCCACACCGGATCGTCTCCGTGTGACCTGAGTGCCCACAGCGCGGCCGGCCACCAGTCGTTGTTGTCCAGCAGCAGGAGCCTGCGGAACCACAGATTGACCTGATCCGACCCGTCTCCGGCCGCGTACGCCTTGTCACGGATCACCGCCGACGCCTCGGCATAGGGCACGAGTACCTGGTCCACGAACTCCTTGGCGCGACCGCCCTTGTAGTGGACGAGGACCTGGCTCTGGAACTCCTTGAGCAGTTCCTGTCGTGCCCGCTCGCCCGAGAAGATCATGCGGATGTGGGAGAAGAGGTCGGAGAAGTCCTCGCGGCCAAGGCTCTCCTCGGAATCTTCCCACCGCCTGGCGTACGTCTCCGAGACCTCCTCGTCGATCTCCCCGATGATCTGCGCCTTGAAGATGTCAGCAGGCGACAGATCGAGGCCGCGGGAGTTCATGACGCTGAAGATCCGGTGGGCGCTGTCCAGGTCAGGGGTGCTGACCGCGACCAGGAAGGTCTGGACCCCCATCAGCTTGCACAGGGAGAGTCGCTGCTCGTCGCTCCAGGAGGCCAAGGCGGTGTGCAGTGCCAGCGCGTTGGCCTGGACAGCCCTCTGCGCGTCCGTCCTGAGATTGTGCGGGTTCAGCACCAGGAGTGTGCTGATGGAACCGGCGGTCTGAATGTGCTGCTGGAAGAAGTCGGCGTCCCGGGGACGCAGAGTGAGACGGGGTTTGGCCTTCAGACCCAGGACCGTGTTCCCGGGCTCGGAGATCATCGCTACCAGATTGGTCACCACATCGGGCTGCTGCGCCAGATCGCGCAGCACGGCCAGCAGGATGGTCAACGTCGTCAGACGTTGCTGACCGTCGATGACGTCGGCCTCGGCGGATCCGCTGTCCTTGACGAGGACCAGAGAGCCGAGGAAGTAGGGCTCCCCGTCGCCCCGCAGGAGGGCTTCCTCCAGGTCGGCCAGGAGCTGCTGGGCCTGTTCGGGCTGCCATGCGTATGGGCGCTGGTAGTCGGGGATCCGAAAGTCGTAGTCACTGCAGAAGACTTTGTGCAGCGGCACTTCGCGCGCTTCGAGTTGGGCCATGATCCGCATGATTCCCCACAGGACGCGAACTTCGCAGTGAAGCAGGGCAAGTCCCCCAACCCGGGTGAGTTGGTGCGGTGACGTGAGACGGCCGAGGAGTTCTGTCCGAGTCTCCGTGGCTGATGCGCCGAGAGGCGGGCACGGCACCGGGTTAGGTTGAGAGCGTCCCTCAACACCGTTTGTGCCAGGAGGCACCCGTGAGCGAGAACCAAGTGCCTGCCCGAGTCGGCATATCGGCGCGGATCGATACCACACGCCCTCATTCGGCCCGGTTCTGGAACTACTTCGTGGGCGGCAAGGACAACTACGAGGTCGACCGTGAAGTCGGAGACCAGATCAAGGCCTTCTTTCCCGGCCTCGTCGATGTGGCCGTGGCCGGACGGCAGTTCCTGCGCAGGTCGGTGAGTCACCTGGTCCAGGAACGGGGCATCAGGCAGTTCCTCGACATCGGGACCGGCCTGCCCACTGCTGACAACACCCACCAGGTCGCGCAGGCGATCGCCCCGGACGCGCGCATCGTGTACGTCGACAACGACCCGCTGGTGCTGACGCATGCGCGGGCCCTGCTCACCAGCACGCCGGAGGGGGTCACCGACTACATCGACGCCGACCTCTACCGGCCCGACGTCATCCTGGCCGAGGCGGCGAAGACCCTCGACTTCGAGCGGCCCGTCGCGCTCATGCTGCTCGGCATACTCGGCCATGCCGGTGACTTCGCCCAGGCACGTGACGTGGTGCGCGCGCTCATGGACGGGCTGCCGTCCGGGAGTCTCCTCGTCGTGTACGACGGCACGCGGACCAGCGAGGGCATGATCGCCGCGGAGAAGGCGTACATCGAGAGCGGTGCCGTCCCGTACTACGTCCGTGAGCCCAGGGAGATCGAGACCCTCTTCGACGGCCTGAGCATGATCGAGCCCGGCTTCGTACGGCTCAGCGAGTGGTATCCCGATGCCGACAGCGCGACGGTGGCGGCCGATGTGGACGCGTTCGGAGGCGTGGGAGTGAAGGCGTAGGACGCCGGCCGGTGTGGGGTGGCCGGGGTGATCGCGCGTTGGGTGTGGCGCGCGAGCGGTGTGCGCAGTCGGCTCCGCCGCCGGGAGTTCGGTCGATCGACACCCCGTGCACACCGCACGGGCCTTCCGCCGGCACCGTCGGTTCTGGAACACTCCAGTCGCCTTCGCCCCATATCCCCTCACCCCACAGAGGCCCCCACCCATGGCAGAACTGAACCGTCGCCGCCTCCTGCAACTCGCCGGAGGGACAGCCGCCTACACCGCGTTGTCGAGCAGCATCGCCCGCGCCGCCTCCCTGCCCGCGAAGGGGCGTACGGGCAGCCTGCAGGACGTCGAGCACATTGTCGTCCTGATGCAGGAGAACCGTTCCTTCGACCACTACTTCGGCACCATGAACGGCGTTCGCGGCTTCGGTGATCCGCGACCGGTCACGCTCCCCAGTGGAAAGCCGGTCTGGCATCAGAAGGACCTCCTCGGCAAGGAGGTGCTGCCGTTCCGGCCGCCCGCCGACGAGCTCGGGTTGCAGTTCCTCCGCGACCTGAACCATGACTGGGCAGGCGGGCACCGGGCGTTCAACAAGGGCGCGTACGACCAGTGGGTGCCGGCCAAGACCGCGACGACGATGGCGCACCTCACACGTGAGGACATACCGTTCCACTACGCCCTGGCCGATGCGTTCACCGTCTGCGACGCGTACCACTGCTCGTTCATCGGGAGTACCGACCCCAACCGCTACTACCTGTGGAGCGGGTACACGGGGAACGACGGTTCCGGAGGCGGTCCCGTGCTCGGCAACGACGAGGCGGGTTACGGGTGGACCACCTACCCGGAGCGGCTGGAGCGGGCCGGGGTGTCGTGGAAGGTCTACCAGGACATCGGCGACGGGCTGGACGCCGCCGGGTCCTGGGGGTGGATCAACGATGCCTACCGGGGTACGTACGGCGACAACTCGCTGCTGTACTTCAACAGTTACCGCAACGCCGAGCCCGGGGATCCGCTCCACGACAAGGCCCGCACCGGTACCGACATCAAGAACGGCGGCGGGCTCCTCGACGACCTCAAGGCCGACGTCCGGGCCGGCGCGCTGCCGAAGGTCTCGTGGATCGTCTCGCCCGAGGCGTACAGCGAGCATCCCAACTGGCCCGCCAACTACGGTGCCTGGTACATCTCCCAGGTACTGGACGCACTGACCGCCGACCCCGAGGTCTGGGGCCGGACCGCCCTCTTCATCACCTATGACGAGAACGACGGCTTCTTCGACCACGTGGTGCCGCCCTTCGTGCCCTCGGGTCCCGCGCAGGGGCTGTCCACCGTGGACACCGCCGCCGACTACTTCCCCGGTGACATCCGGTACGCCGCCGGGCCGTACGGGCTCGGTCAGCGGGTGCCCATGCTCGTCGTCTCCCCCTGGAGCACCGGAGGGTTCGCGTGCTCCGAGGTCTTCGACCACACCTCCGTCATCCGGTTCATGGAACAGCGCTTCGGTGTGCACGAGCCCAATATCTCGCCCTGGCGACGCGCGGTCTGCGGCGATCTCACCTCCGCCTTCGACTTCGGTCGTGCGGACGTCTCGGACGTGTCGTTGCCGTCGACCGACGCCTACGAGCCTCCGGACCGCCTCCGGCATCCCGACTACACTCCCGCGCCGCCCGCCGCAGGCAGCCTGCCCAAGCAGGAGAAGGGCGCCCGGCCCACCCGGCCGCTGCGCTACGCGCCCTTCGTCGACGGTGCGGCCGATCCGGCCACCGGCAAGTACCGCCTCACCTTCAGCGGTGGCGCCGCGGCCGGGGCGCAGTTCCTGGTGACCTCCGCCAACCGCACCGACGGGCCGTGGACGTACACCACCGAGGCGGGCAAGTCCCTCGCGGACAGCTGGAACACGGCCTACTCCAAGGGAGTGACCGACCTCACCGTCCATGGCCCCAACGGCTTCCTGCGCACCTTCCGGGCCGGGGGCAAGGTGGCGGGACCGGAGGTGACGGCTCGTCATGTCGCGTCCGGTGGAGGGCTTGAGCTCACGTTCGTCCACGGCGGCTCCGCCACGGTCCGGCTGACCGTACGCAGCGCGGCCGGGTACGGGGGCGGCGTGCAGACCTTCGAGGTCCGTGCGGGCGCCACCGTCAAGCATGTGCTCGACCTGCGGGGAAGCGGGAACTGGTACGACGTCACCGTCGTCTCCGACGTGGACGCCACCTTCCTGCGGCGCTTCGCCGGACATGTCGAGACCGGTCAGGCCGGTACGAGCGACCCGGGCCTCGTCACCGGGTGAGTGGCCCTGTCTGGGGAGGAGGTTGGGGGCGGGCGGTGGGCGTCCGCGGGCGTCCGCTCGCTCCTGACCACCCGTCGGGACGGCTGGTTTGCGTGCGTTAGAGTCCTGCACGGGTCATGAGTTCCAGTGCACAGCCCCGGCTTGCTGGACGGCACCCCGCTCCGCTGCGGGTGCTCCGGGTGACGACCTGCCCCGCGCGAAGGGCACGGGGAACAGCGGACCACGGTGCAGGCGCTCCGGGTCCTCGGCCCGGAAGGCGAACCTCACCATGCTGCGTCACCTCACCCAGAACGACTCCGTGCGGAGCGACGACTGCTCGCGTTATGCCGCGGGTCACCGCGTGCACTGGATCCACGCGAAGAAGTGCCGCCAGGAGCCGGGGCAGGCCGTCGAGGTCCTGCTCACCTCCGGTGATGTCCGCGACGACGGATGGATCGAACTGCGGGCCGCCTTCGACTACGCGGGTGACCTCCCTCCGGTGTGGACCCATGCCCCCGCCGCACTGCGGGACACCCTCGCCGGTCACCGCGGGCGCGTGTACTGGCTGGCGCGCTGGCATGCGCTGAAGCTCGAGTACGGCAATGGCGAGGGCGCGGTGTCCGGGGGAGCCGGAGCGCGGGGCGCGGCCGGGCTGGTCAACGTCGGGTACGAGGGCGGCCGGCTCTGTGAGGTCGAGGCGGGGGACGAGGGCGACCTTGCCGGGGGCCACGCCTCCGTGGCATAGCCCCCACCGAGGCGATCGGGCGGGTCGCCGTGTCGGCTGTCCCTGCCGCGCCGGCCGGCGGCTCCGGTGTCGGCGGCATCGATCCGGCATGACGTACCTGGTCAGCGCGGGTGAGTCGGCCGACGCGTGACCGCCGCGTACCCGGTCGGTGACCAAGGCCGACTACCGCTCGACCTGACACACGGAAATCTATGTTGGCGGGAGTAGACATTGGGTTGTGGTGTGGCTATGGTTTCTCTCGTAGCCCAGAGAGACAGCAGGGCCCGGCAGAGACGAACTGCCGGGCAGCAGTATCCGCAGTTCGCACGACGGTGCGGTGGTGGAGTTTCGAAGCCAGGCTGTTGCAGGACGGCGACGGGACTGACGACCGCACCGGGCGGCCCGCAGTGATCAGGGGCTGCCGTGAGCAGGACCGCAGTTCACGCAGTAGTAGTTCGGCAAGCGCAGTACCCAGCAGTGAAGTCAGTGAGCAGCACCTCGGTGAAGGCGTCGGCTGCGGGCGCGCGTGCCGGGAGGTTCGGCAGTGGGGTTCCAAGCCAGAGCAGACGCAGGACGGGCAACGGGGCTGGCTGCCGAAGAGTGGCGCTGTCGCAGGCCACGAAGCAGTTCGCATCACCAGCAGTACCAGTAACAGGTAAGTGACTGATCCCAGAGGGAAGAAACGGAGGACCAGGCGCCATCAGGATCGCCCGGGCGGAAGCCTTGAGCCCGGGTACCGCAGGACATCGATAGTGAGGTGGTCTCCGGTCAAGCAACCGCGATCCCCGCAACCCCGACGCGTTCCAGGTCGGGTCGGCGGAAACAGAAGGCCGGCACAGTATCAAGGCCGGCAGATGGTGTAGCAGTTCCTTCGGGGCCCGGGTGCCACATGGCACTCGGGCCCCTCCACGCGTTCCGCAGAGAGGTGCAAATGACAGCAGACGACTCGTTCGGCCGTCTC harbors:
- a CDS encoding phosphocholine-specific phospholipase C encodes the protein MAELNRRRLLQLAGGTAAYTALSSSIARAASLPAKGRTGSLQDVEHIVVLMQENRSFDHYFGTMNGVRGFGDPRPVTLPSGKPVWHQKDLLGKEVLPFRPPADELGLQFLRDLNHDWAGGHRAFNKGAYDQWVPAKTATTMAHLTREDIPFHYALADAFTVCDAYHCSFIGSTDPNRYYLWSGYTGNDGSGGGPVLGNDEAGYGWTTYPERLERAGVSWKVYQDIGDGLDAAGSWGWINDAYRGTYGDNSLLYFNSYRNAEPGDPLHDKARTGTDIKNGGGLLDDLKADVRAGALPKVSWIVSPEAYSEHPNWPANYGAWYISQVLDALTADPEVWGRTALFITYDENDGFFDHVVPPFVPSGPAQGLSTVDTAADYFPGDIRYAAGPYGLGQRVPMLVVSPWSTGGFACSEVFDHTSVIRFMEQRFGVHEPNISPWRRAVCGDLTSAFDFGRADVSDVSLPSTDAYEPPDRLRHPDYTPAPPAAGSLPKQEKGARPTRPLRYAPFVDGAADPATGKYRLTFSGGAAAGAQFLVTSANRTDGPWTYTTEAGKSLADSWNTAYSKGVTDLTVHGPNGFLRTFRAGGKVAGPEVTARHVASGGGLELTFVHGGSATVRLTVRSAAGYGGGVQTFEVRAGATVKHVLDLRGSGNWYDVTVVSDVDATFLRRFAGHVETGQAGTSDPGLVTG
- a CDS encoding SAM-dependent methyltransferase, giving the protein MSENQVPARVGISARIDTTRPHSARFWNYFVGGKDNYEVDREVGDQIKAFFPGLVDVAVAGRQFLRRSVSHLVQERGIRQFLDIGTGLPTADNTHQVAQAIAPDARIVYVDNDPLVLTHARALLTSTPEGVTDYIDADLYRPDVILAEAAKTLDFERPVALMLLGILGHAGDFAQARDVVRALMDGLPSGSLLVVYDGTRTSEGMIAAEKAYIESGAVPYYVREPREIETLFDGLSMIEPGFVRLSEWYPDADSATVAADVDAFGGVGVKA
- a CDS encoding DUF262 domain-containing protein, with the translated sequence MAQLEAREVPLHKVFCSDYDFRIPDYQRPYAWQPEQAQQLLADLEEALLRGDGEPYFLGSLVLVKDSGSAEADVIDGQQRLTTLTILLAVLRDLAQQPDVVTNLVAMISEPGNTVLGLKAKPRLTLRPRDADFFQQHIQTAGSISTLLVLNPHNLRTDAQRAVQANALALHTALASWSDEQRLSLCKLMGVQTFLVAVSTPDLDSAHRIFSVMNSRGLDLSPADIFKAQIIGEIDEEVSETYARRWEDSEESLGREDFSDLFSHIRMIFSGERARQELLKEFQSQVLVHYKGGRAKEFVDQVLVPYAEASAVIRDKAYAAGDGSDQVNLWFRRLLLLDNNDWWPAALWALRSHGDDPVWLGSFLRSLERLAASMFVRRVYTTPRVLRFAELLTELKELTPDRSLEAPAFQLTETERAETLRRLDGEVYHELRTRRYILLRLDELVSEDDIVATYDAPRITVEHVLPQNPDPQSQWRADFTTSERALWTHRLANLVLLSRAKNSQVQNLDFTDKKERYLKRGVVTFPLTTQVLGQETWTPEHLEKRQVELIGLLAEEWQL